A region from the Cryptosporangium arvum DSM 44712 genome encodes:
- a CDS encoding sodium:solute symporter family protein, whose protein sequence is MTTDLAATLDVNAIDYTILGIYFAIVIAIGLLARRAVATSEDFFLSGRALPAWVTGLAFVAANLGALEILGMAANGAEYGIATVHFYWIGAVPAMIFLGLVLMPFYYSTRVHSVPEYLRRRFNAPTHAFNALSFAVASVLTAGVNLYALGLIIQSLLGWPLWLAIFVSAGFVLIYITLGGLSGAIYTEVLQFFVILAGLIPLVIVGLSAVGGWDGLKDKVSENTDLGASAFSQWGGTGVGDATNPLGDWIGIVFGLGFVLSFGYWTTNFAEVQRALSAKDLSAAQRTPLIGAFPKIFIPALTIIPGLVALVLIPQLGKEGGPTYNDAIPELMAKFLPNGVLGIALTGLLAAFMAGMAANVSSFNTVFTYDLWRPYVVKDRPDRYYLQVGRIITVIGIVIGIGTAFIAAGYENIMNYVQALFSFFNAPLFATFIVGVFWKRMTAWAGFWGLVSGTAAAILAYLSLNNKLGIPEIVFIESTQSRNFWGAIAAFVVDVVVTVIVTMLTKPKPIDEVKGLVWGVPDPDNPDAADAQNVRRWWESPKVLGFTALGITAVLSIVFL, encoded by the coding sequence ATGACGACCGATCTCGCAGCGACGCTAGACGTCAATGCGATCGATTACACGATCCTCGGCATCTATTTCGCGATCGTCATCGCAATCGGACTACTCGCCCGGCGAGCCGTGGCCACCAGTGAGGACTTCTTCCTCTCCGGGCGCGCGCTGCCCGCCTGGGTGACGGGGTTGGCGTTCGTCGCTGCGAACCTCGGGGCGCTCGAGATCCTCGGCATGGCGGCCAATGGTGCCGAGTACGGCATCGCCACCGTGCACTTCTACTGGATCGGCGCCGTACCGGCGATGATCTTCCTCGGCCTGGTACTCATGCCGTTCTACTACAGCACGCGCGTGCACAGCGTGCCGGAGTACCTGCGCCGCCGGTTCAACGCGCCGACGCACGCGTTCAACGCACTGTCGTTCGCGGTCGCCTCCGTGCTCACCGCCGGCGTCAACCTGTACGCGCTCGGCCTGATCATTCAGAGCCTGCTCGGCTGGCCACTCTGGCTGGCGATCTTCGTGTCCGCGGGCTTCGTGTTGATCTACATCACGCTCGGCGGTCTCTCCGGTGCGATCTACACCGAGGTGCTCCAGTTCTTCGTGATCCTCGCCGGGCTGATCCCGCTCGTCATCGTCGGCCTGTCGGCCGTCGGCGGATGGGACGGGTTGAAGGACAAGGTGAGCGAGAACACCGACCTGGGCGCGTCCGCGTTCAGTCAGTGGGGCGGCACGGGGGTCGGGGACGCCACGAACCCGCTCGGCGACTGGATCGGTATCGTCTTCGGCCTCGGTTTCGTGCTGAGCTTCGGTTACTGGACGACGAACTTCGCCGAGGTGCAGCGGGCGCTGAGCGCCAAGGACCTCTCGGCGGCGCAGCGCACGCCGCTCATCGGTGCGTTCCCGAAGATCTTCATCCCCGCGCTGACGATCATCCCGGGCCTGGTCGCCCTGGTGCTGATCCCACAGCTCGGTAAAGAGGGCGGCCCCACCTACAACGACGCCATCCCCGAACTGATGGCGAAGTTCCTGCCCAACGGTGTGCTGGGCATCGCGCTGACCGGTCTGCTGGCCGCGTTCATGGCCGGTATGGCAGCGAACGTCAGCTCGTTCAACACGGTCTTCACCTACGACCTGTGGCGGCCCTACGTCGTCAAGGACCGGCCCGACCGGTACTACCTGCAGGTGGGCCGCATCATCACGGTGATCGGCATCGTTATCGGCATCGGCACCGCGTTCATCGCCGCCGGCTACGAGAACATCATGAACTACGTCCAGGCGTTGTTCTCGTTCTTCAACGCGCCGCTGTTCGCGACGTTCATCGTCGGCGTGTTCTGGAAGCGGATGACGGCCTGGGCCGGTTTCTGGGGCCTCGTCTCCGGTACCGCCGCGGCGATCCTGGCTTACCTGAGCTTGAACAACAAGCTCGGCATCCCGGAGATCGTGTTCATCGAGTCGACCCAGAGCCGGAACTTCTGGGGCGCGATCGCCGCGTTCGTCGTCGACGTGGTGGTGACGGTGATCGTCACGATGCTCACCAAGCCCAAGCCGATCGACGAGGTCAAGGGCCTGGTGTGGGGCGTGCCCGACCCGGACAACCCGGACGCCGCCGACGCGCAGAACGTCCGCCGCTGGTGGGAGTCGCCGAAGGTGCTCGGGTTCACCGCGCTGGGCATCACCGCCGTACTGTCGATCGTCTTCCTCTGA